In one window of Mesorhizobium sp. B2-1-1 DNA:
- the tolB gene encoding Tol-Pal system beta propeller repeat protein TolB produces the protein MKFILKPLLMVATMALGSMAGAVMPAWALVEINVNKGNVEPLPIAITDFQSGDGLGAQISGIVTADLKRSGLFAPIDKSAFIEKIANPDAAPRFDDWKVINAQALVTGSVSKEADGRIRAQYRLWDTFAGQQMSGEQFFANDANQRRVAHIIADAIYERLTGEKGYFDTRVVFIDESGAKNARKKRLAIMDQDGANVRYLSDGRAIVLTPRFSPNRQEITYMSYESGQPRVYLLQIETGQRELVGNFPGMTFAPRFSPDGQKVIMSLLRDDGNSNIFAMDLRSRSTTRLTNSTAIDTSPSYSPDGSKVVFTSDRGGRAQIYVMGADGSGQTRISFGDGVYSTPVWSPRGDLIAFTKQTGGEFQIGVMKTDGSGERILSSGFQQEGPTWAPNGRVLMFFRDSAGGPKLVSVDLTGRNEQSIPTANFASDPAWSPLLE, from the coding sequence ATGAAATTCATCCTCAAGCCGCTCCTGATGGTCGCGACAATGGCGCTGGGCTCGATGGCCGGCGCCGTCATGCCTGCGTGGGCGCTCGTCGAGATCAACGTCAACAAGGGCAATGTCGAGCCGCTGCCGATCGCCATCACCGATTTCCAGTCGGGCGATGGGCTTGGCGCGCAGATTTCCGGCATCGTCACCGCCGACCTGAAGCGCTCGGGCCTGTTCGCACCGATCGACAAAAGCGCCTTCATCGAGAAGATCGCCAATCCTGACGCAGCGCCTCGCTTCGACGACTGGAAGGTGATCAATGCCCAGGCTCTGGTCACCGGCAGCGTCAGCAAGGAGGCCGACGGGCGCATCCGCGCGCAGTATCGGCTGTGGGACACGTTCGCTGGACAGCAGATGTCGGGCGAACAATTCTTCGCCAACGACGCCAATCAACGACGCGTCGCTCACATCATCGCCGACGCCATCTACGAGCGGCTGACCGGCGAGAAGGGCTATTTCGACACGCGCGTCGTTTTCATCGACGAGTCCGGCGCCAAGAATGCGCGCAAGAAGCGCCTCGCCATCATGGACCAGGACGGCGCCAATGTGCGCTATCTCTCGGACGGCAGGGCGATCGTCTTGACGCCGCGCTTCTCGCCGAACCGGCAGGAAATCACCTACATGTCCTATGAGAGCGGCCAGCCGCGGGTGTATCTCCTGCAGATCGAGACCGGCCAGCGCGAACTGGTCGGCAATTTTCCGGGCATGACGTTTGCGCCGCGCTTTTCGCCGGATGGCCAGAAGGTGATCATGAGCCTGCTGCGCGACGACGGCAATTCCAACATCTTCGCCATGGACCTCAGGAGCCGCTCGACGACCCGGCTCACCAACTCGACCGCCATCGACACTTCGCCTTCCTATTCGCCCGACGGCAGCAAGGTGGTGTTCACCTCCGACCGCGGCGGCCGCGCGCAGATCTATGTGATGGGCGCCGACGGTTCGGGCCAGACCCGCATCTCCTTCGGCGACGGGGTCTATTCGACGCCGGTGTGGTCGCCGCGCGGCGATCTCATCGCCTTCACCAAGCAGACCGGCGGCGAATTCCAGATCGGCGTTATGAAGACCGACGGTTCGGGCGAGCGCATCCTGTCATCCGGCTTCCAGCAGGAAGGACCGACCTGGGCGCCGAACGGCCGCGTGCTGATGTTCTTCCGCGATTCCGCCGGCGGCCCGAAACTGGTTTCTGTCGATCTCACCGGCCGCAACGAGCAGTCGATCCCGACCGCGAACTTTGCCTCCGATCCGGCCTGGTCGCCGCTGCTGGAGTGA
- the pal gene encoding peptidoglycan-associated lipoprotein Pal → MSRIAALTRNPVMIALVAMLAIAGCASKKTPNSAADLGLNGAGAATPGSAQDFTVNIGDRIFFDTDSSSIRADAQTTLSRQAQWLNQYKQYAIVVEGHADERGTREYNLALGARRAAATRDFLVSKGVSANRLKTISYGKERPVAVCDDISCWSQNRRAVTTLSGAGS, encoded by the coding sequence ATGAGCCGTATCGCAGCACTTACCAGAAATCCCGTCATGATCGCGCTGGTGGCGATGCTCGCCATTGCCGGTTGCGCTTCGAAGAAGACGCCCAACAGCGCCGCCGATCTCGGCCTCAACGGCGCCGGTGCCGCAACGCCCGGATCGGCGCAGGACTTCACCGTCAATATCGGCGACCGCATCTTCTTCGACACGGACTCCTCCTCGATCCGCGCCGACGCCCAGACGACCCTGTCGCGCCAGGCGCAGTGGCTGAACCAGTACAAGCAGTATGCGATTGTCGTTGAAGGCCATGCCGACGAACGCGGCACGCGCGAATACAATTTGGCGCTCGGTGCCCGCCGCGCCGCCGCCACGCGCGACTTCCTGGTCTCCAAGGGCGTCTCCGCCAACCGCCTGAAGACCATTTCCTACGGCAAGGAACGGCCGGTCGCGGTTTGCGACGACATCTCCTGCTGGTCGCAGAACCGCCGCGCGGTCACCACGCTCAGCGGCGCCGGCTCCTGA
- a CDS encoding four helix bundle protein has product MGSCSEVETWISYAFDLGYITHAQRDEWLQSYVHIYGMLVNLRKKLK; this is encoded by the coding sequence ATGGGATCATGCAGCGAAGTAGAGACGTGGATTTCGTATGCGTTCGACCTTGGCTACATCACCCACGCGCAGCGCGATGAATGGCTGCAATCCTATGTCCATATCTATGGAATGCTGGTGAATCTCAGGAAGAAGTTGAAATGA